Proteins encoded in a region of the Flammeovirga yaeyamensis genome:
- a CDS encoding UvrD-helicase domain-containing protein codes for MILDELNSEQLEVVQSNRNLLLTACPGSGKTRVIINKIAHELSLMKSESKRKILTLTFTNRASDEITRRLNRLGVLTSEVWSGTIHSFCMEWIIKPYAGYLDELRNGFTIVDEKYISSRITELKEEHNIGFFDNVNMKIERNGEYSCTNVSYIPFLDNYYNGLKESKMIDFELLLHYSNKLLARYPKISNSLAKIFKYILVDEFQDTQDIQYSIISHIIKNSDDNSNVIFVGDIDQAIYTSLGGVAMNFEELKVEIDDSNMESKTLTGNYRSAQRIIDFYSHFQSNELQIQSEANIPDESTLISLNRNISKEQIPNEIARLIQFNLNNGIPESEICVLVPQWWLITSITRRLRQLLPEVNFDASGITPMSQIRENFWYKVGRLFLTEPLPKMYSARYKWAEEIIELFKLQTNRDMLDTPKPEKILLRIINSINPNKTEGIEYLAECFDELLSELNIDLSFFPDLVSSKEIYFETIETRLQDETYDVPTDTESFKKFYRENSGIVINTCVGVKGEEFETVISYGLLYGYVPHWNEIYNGNPDSASKKLLYVICSRAKRNLHLIAETGRQTRRGVELGINRHLGEVEFDYDDI; via the coding sequence ATGATTCTTGACGAACTAAATTCAGAACAATTAGAAGTAGTACAAAGCAATAGAAATCTACTACTAACCGCTTGCCCAGGTAGTGGTAAAACAAGGGTTATCATAAACAAAATTGCACATGAACTATCTTTAATGAAATCTGAATCTAAAAGAAAAATTCTTACTTTAACTTTTACAAATCGTGCTTCAGATGAAATTACAAGAAGATTAAATAGACTAGGGGTGCTCACTTCTGAGGTTTGGAGTGGTACAATTCATTCATTTTGTATGGAGTGGATAATAAAGCCCTATGCAGGTTATTTGGATGAACTAAGGAACGGCTTTACTATTGTTGATGAAAAGTATATCTCTAGCAGAATTACTGAACTGAAAGAGGAACACAATATTGGTTTTTTTGATAATGTCAACATGAAGATTGAACGAAATGGTGAATATTCTTGTACTAATGTAAGCTATATTCCATTTTTGGATAATTACTATAACGGTCTAAAAGAATCCAAAATGATTGATTTTGAGTTGTTGCTACACTATTCGAATAAACTTCTTGCACGTTATCCAAAAATATCGAACTCCTTAGCTAAGATTTTCAAATACATCTTAGTTGACGAATTTCAAGATACACAAGATATTCAATATTCTATTATTTCTCATATCATAAAAAATAGTGATGATAATTCAAATGTGATTTTTGTTGGTGATATAGATCAAGCTATTTATACATCATTAGGTGGTGTAGCAATGAATTTTGAAGAATTGAAGGTAGAAATTGATGATTCAAATATGGAATCTAAAACCTTAACTGGTAATTACAGATCTGCACAAAGAATAATTGATTTTTATTCACACTTTCAATCAAATGAACTACAAATCCAATCTGAAGCAAATATTCCTGATGAAAGCACCTTAATTTCCTTAAATAGGAATATTTCTAAAGAACAAATTCCAAACGAAATAGCTAGACTTATTCAATTTAACCTTAATAATGGTATACCTGAATCAGAAATATGTGTTTTGGTTCCACAATGGTGGTTAATAACTTCTATAACCAGAAGGTTGAGACAACTTCTTCCTGAAGTAAATTTTGATGCTTCGGGTATTACACCAATGTCGCAGATAAGAGAAAATTTCTGGTATAAAGTAGGCAGACTTTTTCTTACCGAACCATTACCAAAAATGTACTCAGCCAGATACAAATGGGCAGAAGAAATTATTGAGTTATTCAAACTTCAAACAAATAGGGATATGCTTGATACGCCTAAGCCTGAAAAGATTTTACTTAGAATAATAAATTCAATTAATCCAAATAAAACTGAAGGAATAGAATATTTAGCTGAATGTTTCGATGAATTGCTTTCCGAATTAAATATTGACTTATCATTCTTTCCTGATTTGGTTAGTAGTAAGGAAATTTATTTTGAAACTATTGAAACTCGCCTACAAGATGAAACTTATGATGTTCCTACAGATACTGAATCATTTAAAAAATTTTATCGCGAGAATTCAGGAATAGTTATTAATACATGTGTTGGTGTAAAAGGAGAAGAATTCGAAACCGTTATCTCTTATGGTTTACTTTATGGGTATGTTCCTCATTGGAATGAAATATATAACGGAAACCCAGACTCTGCCTCTAAGAAACTACTTTATGTTATCTGTTCTCGGGCAAAGAGAAACCTACATTTAATTGCTGAAACAGGTAGACAAACAAGAAGAGGTGTTGAATTAGGAATTAACAGACATTTGGGTGAAGTGGAATTTGATTATGATGATATTTAA
- a CDS encoding AAA family ATPase, whose amino-acid sequence MYISSLTIRNYRNFKSSKFKFKDGINTVIGENGSGKTNLFQALRILIDDSLPRNYRLFPGDFNRTLDKWNGHWIIITVKFSNLDNSEEVQTLAIQGTGQVETDNNGSYYYYFRPKYEFRKRLYDYSREDGKTQLGLNQILDEISIDDYESFFRGRGSGDFSNENVYEQHVGNFTTIEFPDPDNEDSLVLGTWLPREINIDNEISCTFIKALRDVENDLKSYKTSPLLSLLRGRERTVEIEKAAEITGSIDDLNEKIGQLNEIKDLEKGIDKSIKEAVGSTYAPNIELRSELPNELDKLFQSLKLWVGDPDDDGYRGRLWELSLGGANLIYLSLKLLEYEKVKTDKAANFLLIEEPEAHIHTHIQKTLFDNLHKNKTQIIVSTHSTHISSVSKINSVNIISRNKQQSSVFDPTIGLSENEILRIERYLDAVRSNLLFAKGVILVEGDAEQILIPKLFQEVFGLSLDEIGVSIVNIGSTGFKNIGRLFHQDRIDRKCSIITDLDSSIVDLPANPDDDTNYQKHCRDSQKKGAERKVILDEFINGNDTLNVFYSQHTFEISFVEAGNLKEIKECVNDVYSQPGKRAEVKTQLNDDNVSSYGEGVLRLANKHGKGWFALLLTEKLNYTTVFPDYILKAIAHSSPYIGINEIMDMALFRLKMMSNDSECPKQTVASDLLTSLEEEEVEKSDFIDSYVAEFQNDNLTKLKYFYDS is encoded by the coding sequence ATGTATATATCATCTTTAACAATAAGGAACTATAGGAATTTCAAATCTTCAAAATTTAAATTTAAAGATGGAATAAACACAGTTATTGGTGAAAATGGTTCTGGAAAAACAAACTTGTTCCAAGCATTGAGAATTTTAATTGATGACTCTCTTCCAAGAAATTATCGCTTATTTCCAGGAGACTTCAATCGTACATTAGATAAATGGAATGGTCACTGGATAATTATTACAGTTAAGTTTTCAAATCTTGATAATTCTGAAGAAGTTCAAACTCTAGCAATTCAAGGAACTGGACAGGTGGAAACTGATAATAATGGTAGCTATTACTATTATTTCAGGCCTAAGTACGAATTCAGAAAGAGACTTTATGATTATTCACGAGAAGATGGAAAAACACAATTAGGCCTCAATCAAATTTTGGATGAAATATCTATTGATGATTACGAATCTTTTTTTAGAGGAAGAGGTTCTGGAGACTTCAGTAATGAAAATGTTTATGAACAACATGTGGGAAATTTTACAACAATTGAATTTCCTGACCCTGATAATGAAGATTCATTGGTATTAGGAACATGGTTACCAAGAGAGATTAATATTGACAATGAAATATCATGTACATTTATTAAGGCACTAAGGGATGTTGAAAACGACTTAAAATCATATAAAACAAGTCCTTTGTTATCCTTACTTAGAGGTAGAGAGAGAACAGTGGAAATTGAAAAAGCTGCCGAAATTACAGGAAGCATCGATGATCTAAATGAAAAAATTGGACAACTAAATGAAATTAAGGATTTAGAAAAAGGTATTGATAAAAGTATTAAAGAAGCAGTAGGCTCAACGTATGCACCAAATATTGAATTGCGATCTGAGCTACCAAATGAACTTGACAAACTATTTCAATCACTAAAACTTTGGGTTGGAGACCCAGACGATGACGGGTATCGTGGTAGACTTTGGGAGCTAAGTTTGGGTGGAGCAAATCTAATATACTTGTCATTAAAATTACTTGAATATGAAAAAGTGAAAACGGATAAGGCTGCTAATTTTTTATTAATAGAAGAGCCAGAAGCACATATTCATACTCATATCCAAAAGACACTCTTTGATAATCTACACAAGAACAAAACTCAAATAATAGTATCTACTCATTCTACCCACATTTCTTCTGTGAGTAAAATAAATTCTGTGAACATTATCAGTAGAAACAAACAACAATCTTCTGTATTTGATCCAACTATTGGATTATCAGAGAATGAAATATTAAGGATTGAAAGGTACCTTGATGCGGTTAGAAGTAACCTACTATTTGCAAAAGGAGTAATATTAGTTGAAGGAGATGCAGAACAAATTTTAATCCCAAAATTATTTCAAGAGGTATTCGGGCTAAGTCTTGATGAAATCGGAGTAAGCATAGTTAACATTGGAAGTACTGGATTTAAAAATATAGGCAGGTTGTTTCATCAAGATAGGATAGACCGAAAATGTTCGATTATAACAGATTTAGATTCTTCTATTGTCGATTTACCCGCAAATCCAGATGATGACACTAATTATCAAAAACATTGTCGAGATTCTCAAAAGAAAGGAGCTGAAAGAAAGGTTATTCTTGACGAGTTTATCAATGGAAATGATACTTTAAATGTATTTTATTCACAGCATACTTTTGAGATTTCTTTTGTTGAAGCTGGAAATTTAAAAGAAATTAAAGAGTGTGTCAACGATGTGTATAGTCAACCGGGAAAAAGAGCAGAAGTTAAAACTCAACTGAACGATGATAATGTCAGTTCATATGGTGAAGGTGTACTTCGGTTGGCTAATAAGCATGGAAAAGGGTGGTTTGCTTTGTTATTGACCGAAAAACTAAATTATACTACCGTGTTTCCAGATTATATTCTAAAAGCCATTGCACATTCATCACCTTATATTGGAATTAATGAGATTATGGACATGGCACTCTTCAGGCTAAAAATGATGAGTAATGATAGTGAATGTCCTAAACAAACAGTAGCAAGTGATTTACTCACTTCCTTAGAGGAAGAAGAAGTTGAAAAGTCTGACTTTATAGATTCTTATGTTGCAGAATTTCAAAATGATAATTTGACAAAACTAAAATATTTCTATGATTCTTGA
- a CDS encoding competence protein CoiA: MFYALVDNKKVEAFPKGKGICPSCNSEVIAKCGEIKVWHWAHTKEGNCDSWSEPETMWHKNWKLTFGIETNEVKISKGDKWHIADIKSINNVIIELQNSPIQREIIREREEFYGERMLWIINGEKFKDNFHISDYDVDLYSWALPNNKISNKEGIKFFTWFYPKTSWKDSKRNVFIDFNDGYLFWVKKGIGEKKGQGKFIIKEQFIVKYGGDFNKHLQLFRNITFTLNVNELKVKGFKEKKLYIVTYIRFRNETKCLEIYFDDEDEIFKAKDQKLVKINGNLNFEEYNDSLQLFNSKFML, encoded by the coding sequence ATGTTTTACGCCTTAGTAGATAATAAAAAAGTTGAGGCTTTTCCAAAAGGTAAAGGAATTTGCCCCTCATGTAATTCAGAAGTTATTGCCAAATGTGGTGAAATCAAAGTATGGCATTGGGCTCATACCAAGGAAGGTAATTGTGATTCATGGTCTGAACCAGAAACTATGTGGCATAAAAACTGGAAGTTAACATTCGGTATAGAGACTAATGAAGTGAAAATTTCAAAAGGTGATAAATGGCATATAGCAGATATTAAATCAATTAATAATGTTATAATTGAACTACAAAATTCACCAATTCAAAGAGAAATAATTAGAGAAAGAGAGGAATTTTATGGAGAAAGAATGCTTTGGATCATAAATGGAGAGAAATTTAAAGATAATTTTCATATTTCAGATTATGATGTTGATTTATATTCGTGGGCTCTTCCTAATAATAAAATTTCAAATAAAGAAGGAATAAAATTCTTCACATGGTTTTACCCAAAAACTAGTTGGAAAGATTCAAAAAGAAATGTTTTTATAGATTTTAATGATGGGTATTTATTTTGGGTGAAAAAAGGTATAGGAGAGAAAAAAGGCCAAGGAAAATTCATCATAAAAGAACAATTCATAGTTAAATATGGAGGTGATTTTAATAAACATCTTCAATTATTTCGAAATATAACTTTTACTTTAAATGTGAATGAATTAAAGGTGAAAGGCTTTAAAGAGAAGAAATTATATATTGTTACATATATTAGATTTAGAAATGAAACTAAATGTTTAGAAATCTATTTTGATGACGAAGATGAAATTTTTAAAGCCAAAGATCAAAAGTTAGTCAAAATCAATGGTAATCTTAATTTTGAAGAATATAATGACAGTCTTCAATTATTTAACTCGAAATTTATGCTCTAA
- a CDS encoding DUF4249 family protein: MRLRDILLFFLLLLLWGCEEPIFLDVPIGATRTIIDANVSESSSLSRIVLSRSLPFNDTTSFPPIENASVVLFPTNFGTNTFPFTYEGTFSFGALYVPQNQIRLIPKQFYTLNVFLPGNEVEQDTLFQAQVKVPTEVPIDRISFRESDQNYIVRIHFTDPEKEQNYYSWRVSQKINGQFVLLTPTRIPLSTDQGIDGKSVFVEYPFTSFSTLDTIQVHLKSIDASVYNYYVAVNNLIEASGTNASVENPPSNFASTEAGQSPLGFLSVESVSDSEVFAVIDSVTNK, encoded by the coding sequence ATGAGGCTAAGAGACATATTACTATTCTTTTTACTTTTACTTCTTTGGGGTTGCGAAGAACCCATTTTTCTAGATGTTCCTATAGGAGCAACTCGAACGATCATAGATGCAAATGTATCAGAAAGTAGTTCTTTATCTAGGATTGTGCTATCGAGGTCATTGCCTTTTAACGACACCACCTCTTTTCCTCCGATCGAAAACGCATCCGTAGTATTATTCCCAACTAATTTTGGTACGAATACCTTTCCTTTTACCTATGAAGGCACTTTTAGCTTTGGAGCGTTATATGTCCCTCAAAATCAAATTCGATTAATTCCTAAGCAATTCTATACGCTTAACGTCTTCCTTCCTGGTAACGAAGTGGAACAAGATACCCTATTTCAGGCGCAAGTAAAAGTACCTACAGAGGTACCTATTGACCGTATTTCATTTCGAGAAAGTGATCAGAATTATATCGTAAGAATACATTTTACGGATCCCGAAAAGGAACAGAATTACTATAGTTGGAGGGTTTCTCAAAAGATAAACGGACAGTTTGTCTTGCTCACTCCCACCCGAATTCCATTAAGTACCGATCAAGGGATTGATGGAAAAAGTGTGTTTGTGGAATATCCGTTTACTTCCTTTAGTACTTTGGATACTATACAGGTACATCTAAAAAGTATCGATGCTTCCGTCTATAATTATTATGTGGCGGTAAATAACTTAATTGAAGCCTCTGGAACGAACGCTTCGGTAGAGAACCCACCTTCCAATTTTGCATCCACGGAGGCGGGTCAAAGTCCATTAGGTTTTCTTTCTGTAGAATCTGTCTCTGATTCTGAAGTGTTTGCAGTAATTGATTCCGTTACGAATAAATAG
- a CDS encoding DUF4231 domain-containing protein, producing the protein MNSNQYIKERLDAQISWYDTKSIHNHKVYKSLCIIEIVAAAFVPFTSGIATGLETYVSLMFIITGILGISISIIAGILSLGKYQEKWIEYRTTSESLKKEKYLYLTENYPYNEDNSFRMLVQRIEGLISKENTNWSNYSYEEEKSEELQMNKI; encoded by the coding sequence ATGAATTCAAATCAATATATAAAAGAGAGATTAGATGCTCAAATTAGTTGGTACGATACAAAAAGTATCCATAATCATAAAGTATACAAAAGTCTCTGTATTATTGAAATTGTTGCAGCTGCTTTTGTTCCATTTACTTCGGGAATTGCTACAGGTTTGGAAACTTATGTAAGCTTAATGTTTATAATAACAGGAATACTTGGTATCTCAATTTCAATAATTGCAGGTATTCTCTCACTTGGGAAATACCAGGAAAAATGGATTGAATATAGAACTACATCTGAAAGTTTAAAAAAGGAAAAATATCTTTACCTTACAGAAAACTATCCATATAATGAAGACAACTCTTTTAGAATGTTGGTCCAGAGAATCGAGGGTTTAATATCTAAAGAAAATACAAATTGGTCTAATTATTCATATGAAGAAGAAAAAAGTGAAGAATTACAAATGAATAAAATATAA
- a CDS encoding immunity 70 family protein, translating into MGLHLRTNHYIFEIGTSEFLTSFFDTIEVRLTKGLFGKKYPIILNELYQGNLNYENLDLAKKELNDIQKRLKKLKPSKVVWDKYDRNKKPPWGNNISPDITNLSNYFVTSGGKDLFEVILRAIETAKSEKSGITIE; encoded by the coding sequence ATGGGATTACATTTAAGAACAAATCATTATATATTTGAAATAGGAACAAGCGAATTCTTGACATCCTTTTTTGACACTATTGAAGTAAGACTAACAAAAGGACTTTTTGGGAAAAAATATCCTATCATATTGAATGAGTTATATCAAGGGAATCTTAATTATGAAAACTTAGACTTAGCAAAAAAAGAACTGAATGATATTCAAAAACGACTAAAAAAACTCAAACCCTCAAAAGTAGTTTGGGACAAATATGATAGAAATAAAAAGCCACCTTGGGGAAATAACATTAGTCCGGATATCACTAACCTTTCGAATTATTTTGTGACCTCTGGAGGAAAAGATTTATTTGAAGTGATTTTACGAGCGATAGAAACTGCTAAATCTGAAAAGAGTGGAATAACAATTGAATAA
- a CDS encoding TonB-dependent receptor: protein MVAQEKKYPFAFREATYLEAIDSITKMCDVNFIYSDDNIPMVKRINFNKDASLVEILHYMFDGKFLDFRIDDDDVIVTVRRIPLDSKEGRRMAKYTVSGIVREKFTNETIIGASIYFDDLDIGTVTNVDGFFSISVPLGKYNIRIKSLGFQGIDTVIQVNKEYQLNMKLDVRETKLKEVLILSSNSEIYDGVLELSNITKVSPEITKELPMILGEGDVIKSLQLMPGFKSANEGSSELSVRGGRTDQNLFLIDNVPIYNATHSLGFYSIFNTNSLKSVKTYKSGLPAQYGGRGSSVIDVHLREGNSQNYNISGGVGTISANLTLEGPIKKDKSSFIISGRRPYTDLFQISGEGLNSILFYDLSTKLKFQLDEKNTITTSGYFSRDRLAFEDVSSSEWGNNTANVTWTSLLTSKLYSNLSLWYTHYNVSNIINSVPETSYRTSYTIDDLGLKYNLEHYLTPFLTLKGGVESMFHLYNSGDITPYDQESIITPTEAQDIRSLESAGYFDVEWNIADKVKLGIGGRYSRFDNFKNKREYIPIATPLGTEDTPTTTALQDTIYNEGLQINNTHHNFDPRLSISVGLTKTQSVRLAYDRMSQYAQELNLSTLPSNAGVWVPANEDINPLINNQFSIGYINKIKDGAFDISLDAYYKDSENILELKPNGQFVSPDNLLNDVSTGIGRSYGFETLFRKRKGTVTGSISYTWSYSQIQVDGINNNNWYPTNQDQRHVFNILASFEITKQIQFSAVWNYASGRPFTSPIGKHHKDGYVIPIYGDRNAARLPSTHHLDISLTFYRKMHEQKRNESSFNFSIYNVYARKNTYSYIFRSNSVNPEQLETVKVYLFSILPSFSYNFKF, encoded by the coding sequence TTGGTTGCTCAGGAGAAGAAATACCCTTTTGCTTTTAGAGAAGCCACCTATCTTGAAGCCATCGACTCTATTACTAAAATGTGTGATGTCAACTTTATCTATAGTGATGATAATATCCCTATGGTAAAGCGTATTAATTTCAATAAAGATGCCTCTTTGGTTGAAATTCTTCATTACATGTTTGATGGTAAATTCCTCGATTTCCGAATTGACGATGATGATGTCATCGTGACCGTTCGAAGAATACCTCTTGATTCTAAAGAAGGCCGACGGATGGCCAAATATACCGTTAGTGGTATTGTTCGAGAGAAATTCACCAACGAAACCATTATCGGTGCTTCCATTTATTTTGACGACCTCGATATCGGTACCGTGACCAACGTCGACGGTTTCTTCTCTATTTCTGTCCCTCTCGGAAAATATAACATTCGCATCAAATCTTTAGGGTTCCAAGGAATTGACACAGTTATTCAAGTCAATAAAGAATACCAACTCAACATGAAGTTGGATGTCCGTGAAACCAAGCTCAAAGAAGTCCTTATTCTTTCCAGTAACTCCGAAATTTATGATGGTGTGCTGGAATTAAGTAATATCACAAAGGTATCTCCTGAAATCACGAAAGAACTCCCTATGATTTTAGGGGAAGGTGATGTGATTAAATCATTACAATTGATGCCGGGCTTTAAAAGTGCCAACGAAGGAAGTAGCGAACTATCGGTAAGAGGAGGTAGAACAGATCAAAATCTATTTCTCATTGATAATGTACCCATATACAATGCAACCCACAGTCTTGGATTCTACTCTATTTTCAATACCAACTCCCTTAAATCAGTCAAAACCTATAAAAGTGGATTACCTGCTCAATACGGAGGTAGAGGATCTTCTGTAATCGATGTGCATTTAAGAGAAGGAAACAGTCAGAATTATAATATTTCTGGGGGGGTAGGAACAATATCTGCGAACTTAACATTGGAAGGCCCGATAAAGAAAGATAAATCGTCTTTTATTATTTCAGGAAGAAGACCCTACACCGATTTATTTCAGATAAGTGGTGAAGGTTTAAACTCCATTCTATTTTATGATTTAAGCACGAAGCTAAAATTCCAATTAGACGAAAAGAATACCATTACTACTTCAGGTTATTTTAGTAGAGACCGATTGGCCTTTGAGGATGTATCAAGTAGTGAGTGGGGAAATAACACCGCAAACGTGACTTGGACTTCCTTACTAACCTCAAAATTATACAGCAATCTAAGTTTATGGTACACCCATTATAATGTCTCAAACATTATCAATTCAGTTCCCGAAACAAGTTATAGAACATCCTATACCATCGACGATCTTGGTTTAAAATACAACCTCGAACATTACCTCACTCCTTTCCTTACCTTAAAAGGTGGAGTGGAAAGTATGTTCCATTTATATAATTCGGGGGATATCACTCCCTACGATCAAGAAAGTATTATTACACCCACAGAAGCACAAGACATTCGGTCTTTAGAAAGTGCTGGGTATTTTGATGTGGAATGGAATATTGCTGATAAAGTGAAATTAGGTATTGGTGGTCGTTATTCTAGGTTTGATAATTTCAAAAACAAAAGAGAATATATCCCTATTGCTACTCCTTTAGGAACAGAAGACACTCCTACGACCACAGCTTTGCAAGATACAATTTACAACGAGGGATTACAGATAAATAACACTCATCACAACTTTGATCCGAGGTTATCGATTAGTGTTGGGCTTACCAAAACACAATCGGTTCGTTTGGCCTACGACCGCATGTCGCAGTATGCCCAAGAGTTAAACCTGTCTACATTACCAAGTAATGCCGGGGTTTGGGTACCTGCAAATGAGGACATTAATCCGCTGATCAATAACCAATTCAGTATTGGATACATCAATAAAATTAAGGACGGTGCTTTTGATATTTCTTTAGATGCCTACTATAAAGATTCTGAAAACATATTGGAATTAAAGCCTAACGGTCAGTTTGTTTCTCCAGACAACTTATTAAATGATGTCTCCACAGGTATTGGTCGAAGCTATGGTTTTGAGACATTATTTAGAAAAAGAAAAGGAACGGTAACTGGGTCCATATCTTATACTTGGAGTTATTCTCAAATACAGGTAGACGGCATTAATAACAACAATTGGTATCCAACCAATCAAGATCAAAGACACGTTTTTAATATCTTGGCTTCCTTTGAAATTACGAAGCAGATTCAGTTTTCGGCGGTATGGAATTATGCTTCAGGTAGACCATTTACATCACCGATAGGAAAACATCATAAAGATGGTTATGTGATCCCAATTTATGGCGACAGAAATGCAGCCCGTTTACCGAGTACGCATCATTTGGACATCTCTCTTACTTTCTATAGAAAAATGCATGAGCAGAAACGAAACGAGAGTAGTTTCAATTTTTCTATTTATAATGTGTATGCTAGAAAAAACACTTATTCGTACATATTTAGAAGTAATAGTGTAAATCCGGAGCAATTAGAAACCGTTAAAGTCTATTTGTTTAGTATATTGCCATCATTCAGTTATAACTTCAAGTTCTAA
- the hpt gene encoding hypoxanthine phosphoribosyltransferase, translating into MAEITKVLDKEFVPFISREQIAERIQTLGEELTAEYKEKEVLFVSVLNGAFMFTSDLVKEIKTPLEISFVKYASYEGTSSTGKVKQLIGFNADQVKGKHIVIVEDIVDTGRTMQALIQDLEGMEPASVKVVALLFKPEALKIPITVNYVGFEIDPRFVVGYGLDYDGFGRNIPEILVLKDK; encoded by the coding sequence ATGGCTGAAATAACAAAAGTTCTTGATAAAGAGTTTGTTCCGTTTATTAGTAGAGAACAAATTGCTGAACGTATCCAAACTTTAGGTGAAGAACTAACTGCGGAATACAAAGAAAAAGAGGTTCTTTTTGTAAGTGTTCTAAACGGTGCTTTTATGTTTACCTCTGATCTAGTAAAAGAAATTAAAACTCCACTTGAAATTTCTTTTGTGAAATATGCTTCTTACGAAGGTACTTCGAGCACAGGTAAAGTGAAACAACTGATTGGTTTTAATGCTGATCAAGTAAAAGGTAAGCATATCGTTATTGTAGAGGATATCGTGGATACAGGACGTACAATGCAAGCGTTAATCCAAGACCTAGAAGGAATGGAACCTGCTTCTGTAAAAGTAGTGGCGTTATTGTTCAAACCTGAAGCATTAAAAATTCCTATTACAGTGAATTATGTAGGTTTTGAAATCGATCCTCGTTTTGTTGTAGGTTACGGTTTAGACTACGATGGTTTCGGTAGAAACATTCCAGAAATCTTAGTACTAAAAGATAAATAA
- a CDS encoding linear amide C-N hydrolase yields MRTKITAGLLFLALNAMYVFNSNACTGLRLIAKDGGVVVGRTLEFGLDPKSDILVIPAGEKITSSLADKSKGITYSSKYGIVGANGFGFDIHADGVNEKGLYVGLHYFPGYASYNEPNSSKYEVSMAPEDYGTWLLANFASVEEVKANFNKVLLVENPLEVLGNISLPAHFIVHDKSGACVVIEPLNQTLVIYDNPVGVFTNSPTFDWHMTNLNNYMNLSVVNVEPFDFAGIKLRAPGEGSGLRGLPGDGTPPSRFVRAAIYSQTAIHQETASLAVPQVFHLMNNFDIPVGSVRDVVKTENGTKVFNEITSWTTVVDLKNLSYSFKTYQGQKVCQVNVEEALKAAKGKVRHISMETEFTVEDVSHKFKN; encoded by the coding sequence ATGAGAACTAAAATTACAGCAGGACTTCTGTTTCTTGCTCTGAATGCAATGTATGTATTCAACTCCAATGCGTGTACTGGTTTACGGTTAATCGCCAAAGATGGTGGGGTCGTGGTGGGAAGAACTTTAGAGTTTGGCCTTGATCCAAAATCTGACATCTTGGTGATTCCTGCAGGAGAAAAAATTACGAGTTCACTGGCCGATAAATCAAAAGGTATAACCTATTCATCCAAGTATGGAATTGTCGGTGCCAATGGTTTTGGATTTGATATTCACGCGGATGGTGTCAACGAAAAAGGCTTATATGTCGGACTACACTATTTTCCAGGATATGCGAGTTACAACGAACCCAACTCTTCAAAGTACGAAGTATCCATGGCTCCCGAAGACTATGGCACTTGGTTGTTGGCTAATTTTGCATCCGTCGAAGAAGTGAAAGCCAACTTTAATAAGGTCCTTCTAGTGGAAAACCCCTTAGAAGTATTGGGCAATATAAGCTTACCAGCACATTTTATTGTTCATGATAAGTCGGGTGCCTGTGTGGTCATAGAACCATTAAATCAGACCTTGGTCATTTATGACAACCCAGTGGGAGTATTTACGAACTCACCTACTTTTGATTGGCACATGACCAACCTAAATAATTACATGAACCTCTCTGTAGTAAACGTAGAACCTTTTGACTTTGCAGGTATAAAACTAAGAGCACCGGGTGAAGGAAGTGGTTTAAGAGGTTTACCGGGTGATGGAACACCTCCTTCACGTTTTGTTCGTGCAGCAATTTACTCACAAACCGCCATCCATCAAGAAACCGCCTCATTAGCTGTACCTCAAGTTTTTCATCTAATGAATAATTTTGATATCCCTGTGGGTTCTGTTCGAGATGTCGTTAAAACAGAAAATGGAACAAAAGTATTTAATGAGATTACTTCATGGACTACTGTGGTCGATTTGAAAAACCTGAGCTATTCTTTTAAGACGTATCAAGGTCAAAAAGTATGTCAGGTGAATGTAGAGGAAGCTTTAAAAGCCGCAAAAGGGAAAGTACGTCATATTTCTATGGAGACGGAATTTACGGTGGAGGATGTGAGTCATAAATTTAAGAATTGA